The following coding sequences are from one Arthrobacter sp. 24S4-2 window:
- a CDS encoding universal stress protein, with the protein MTGIIVVGVDGSETAMRAAETAQGLAVSLGATLHVVSAFDSDRTEVYGSGSDRWIVSDAGEAEKVAKDVAARLNTEGLKVTYSSARGKPAEALIREAERFDARMIVVGNRRMRGLGRVLGSVANSVAHNAPCDVYIAKTDVAD; encoded by the coding sequence ATGACCGGAATTATTGTCGTCGGCGTTGACGGCAGCGAGACTGCCATGAGGGCTGCGGAAACAGCCCAGGGCCTTGCCGTATCGCTGGGAGCAACGCTGCACGTGGTCAGCGCCTTCGACAGCGACCGCACCGAGGTGTACGGCAGCGGCAGCGACCGGTGGATTGTTTCCGACGCGGGCGAGGCCGAGAAAGTGGCCAAGGACGTGGCGGCCCGGCTGAACACGGAAGGCCTGAAGGTCACCTATTCCTCGGCCCGCGGCAAGCCGGCGGAAGCCCTCATCAGGGAAGCCGAGCGTTTTGACGCCCGCATGATCGTAGTGGGCAACCGCCGGATGCGCGGACTGGGCAGGGTGCTGGGCAGCGTGGCCAACAGCGTGGCCCACAACGCCCCCTGCGACGTCTATATAGCCAAGACGGACGTGGCCGACTAG
- a CDS encoding AMP-binding protein: MFSSPFPDVVIPDQSLYEYLFGGLTEADMDRTAVVDGASGEQTTYRQLLEQINAVAGAVSALGLGADGVAAMLCPNVPAFAAVFHGLLRAGATVTTVNSLYTADELTLQLQDAEATWLFTVSALLPGAEQAAERAGISADRLVVLDGAAGHPSLTDLLAADATAPGISFDPATHVAVLPYSSGTTGRPKGVKLSHRNLVANVEQSRGLLNVAPEDRLLALLPFFHIYGLTVLLNLALRERACLVTMPRFDLADFLRTIQDHKCTYLFIAPPVAVALSKHPLVADYDLSSVHTALSGAAPLDGELGRALADRLGCRVLQGYGMTEMSPVSHLIPRDATEVPVSSVGFTVPNMDCRLVDPATGEEIEIPADGTSAPGHLLCRGPNVMLGYLNRPEETADTLDADGFLHTGDIATVRADGLVTIVDRLKELIKYKGYQIAPAELEALLLTHPGIADAAVIGTPDADGQEVPMAFVVRQPGEPGQALDEAAVVDFVAGRVAPFKKVRRVEFIDAVPKSASGKILRRLLKQG; encoded by the coding sequence GTGTTTTCGAGCCCTTTCCCGGACGTGGTCATCCCCGACCAAAGCCTTTATGAGTACCTCTTCGGCGGTCTCACGGAGGCGGATATGGACCGGACCGCCGTCGTGGACGGTGCCAGCGGCGAACAGACCACCTACCGCCAGCTGCTGGAGCAGATCAACGCCGTGGCGGGCGCGGTGTCCGCGCTCGGACTCGGCGCCGACGGGGTTGCCGCGATGCTCTGCCCCAACGTCCCGGCCTTCGCCGCGGTGTTCCACGGGCTGCTTCGCGCCGGCGCCACCGTCACCACCGTCAACTCCCTCTACACGGCCGATGAACTGACCCTGCAGCTCCAGGATGCCGAAGCCACGTGGCTGTTTACCGTGTCTGCGCTCCTCCCGGGCGCCGAGCAGGCCGCCGAACGCGCCGGAATTTCTGCTGACCGGCTGGTGGTGCTCGACGGCGCCGCAGGTCACCCGTCATTGACGGACCTGCTGGCAGCTGACGCCACGGCGCCCGGGATTTCCTTCGATCCGGCCACCCATGTGGCGGTGCTGCCGTACTCGTCCGGCACCACGGGACGGCCGAAAGGCGTGAAGCTCAGCCACCGCAACCTGGTGGCCAACGTAGAACAGTCCAGGGGCCTGCTGAACGTGGCGCCCGAGGACAGATTGCTTGCCCTGCTCCCGTTCTTCCACATCTACGGCCTGACGGTGCTCCTGAACCTGGCCCTGAGGGAACGCGCCTGCCTGGTCACCATGCCCCGGTTTGACCTCGCCGACTTCCTGCGCACCATCCAGGACCACAAATGCACGTACCTGTTTATCGCTCCGCCGGTGGCTGTGGCTTTGTCCAAGCATCCCCTCGTTGCCGACTACGATCTCAGCTCCGTCCACACCGCGCTCTCCGGCGCCGCGCCGCTGGACGGGGAGCTGGGCCGCGCCCTGGCGGACCGGCTGGGCTGCCGGGTGCTGCAGGGCTACGGCATGACGGAGATGAGCCCGGTGTCCCACCTGATTCCGCGGGACGCCACGGAAGTGCCGGTGAGTTCCGTGGGCTTCACGGTGCCCAACATGGACTGCCGGCTGGTGGATCCCGCCACCGGTGAAGAGATCGAGATCCCGGCGGACGGCACCAGCGCCCCGGGCCACCTGCTGTGCCGCGGTCCCAACGTGATGCTGGGCTACCTCAACAGGCCGGAGGAAACGGCGGACACCCTCGATGCGGACGGCTTCCTGCACACCGGCGACATCGCCACGGTCCGGGCAGACGGCCTGGTCACCATCGTGGACAGGCTCAAGGAGCTCATCAAATACAAGGGCTACCAGATCGCCCCGGCTGAACTCGAAGCGCTGCTCCTGACGCATCCCGGCATCGCCGATGCCGCCGTAATCGGAACGCCCGACGCCGATGGCCAGGAAGTGCCCATGGCCTTCGTGGTGCGTCAGCCGGGTGAGCCGGGCCAGGCGCTGGATGAAGCAGCTGTGGTCGACTTCGTGGCCGGCAGGGTGGCACCCTTCAAGAAGGTCCGCCGGGTGGAGTTCATCGACGCCGTACCCAAATCAGCGTCCGGGAAGATCCTGCGCCGGCTCCTGAAGCAGGGCTAG
- a CDS encoding dihydrolipoamide acetyltransferase family protein, with amino-acid sequence MTVNKFNLPDVGEGLTEAEIVSWNVKPGDSVAINDILCEIETAKSLVELPSPFAGTVTELLVPVGVTVDVGTPIISVSDAVSGDPTPADVPAAAAAAAPAAPQQAPSLEPAAGAPMYGTLSEEDSEAPAARAVPVAGSAAGPLVGSGPKADAVKRRPRKSATAAAVSAGSRTAPAPAAAPVTEPVESQGIWISAGPASAADQGAAPDEGTARPTLGGTISGLVNRVLAKPPVRKIARDLGIDLADVVATGARGEVTREDLVSYQAQRDAEVDKADTFWGKSGRPQDQRIERIPVKGVRKATAKAMVESAFAAPHVSIFVDVDASRTMEFVKRLKVSRDFEGIRVSPLLILAKAVIWAAARNPSVNATWVDNADGSDTAEIHVKHFMNLGIAAATPRGLMVPNIKNAQDLSLKELALALNELATTARAGKTQPAQMQGGTLTVTNIGALGIDTGTPIINPGEVAIVAFGTIKQKPWVLDGEVIPRWITTLGGSFDHRVVDGDLSARFMADVAAILEEPALLLD; translated from the coding sequence ATGACTGTAAACAAGTTCAACCTCCCCGATGTGGGCGAAGGACTCACCGAGGCCGAGATCGTTTCCTGGAACGTCAAGCCCGGTGACAGCGTCGCAATAAACGACATCCTGTGCGAAATCGAGACGGCCAAGTCCCTGGTGGAGCTGCCGTCCCCGTTCGCCGGAACAGTCACCGAGCTGCTGGTGCCGGTAGGCGTGACGGTCGACGTCGGCACTCCGATCATCAGCGTGAGCGACGCCGTGTCCGGCGACCCCACGCCGGCGGATGTTCCGGCCGCCGCCGCCGCGGCGGCGCCGGCCGCCCCGCAGCAGGCCCCTAGCCTGGAGCCCGCAGCCGGCGCACCGATGTACGGAACGCTGTCTGAGGAAGACAGCGAGGCACCGGCAGCGCGTGCCGTCCCCGTGGCTGGAAGTGCGGCCGGGCCGCTCGTGGGTTCCGGCCCGAAGGCCGACGCCGTCAAGCGCCGTCCGCGCAAGTCAGCCACTGCCGCCGCCGTTTCGGCGGGCTCCAGGACAGCACCGGCGCCGGCCGCCGCCCCCGTGACCGAGCCCGTCGAGTCCCAGGGCATCTGGATCAGCGCCGGCCCCGCGTCCGCCGCCGACCAGGGCGCCGCACCCGACGAAGGCACAGCACGCCCGACCCTCGGCGGAACTATTAGCGGCCTGGTGAACCGGGTCCTGGCCAAGCCGCCGGTGCGCAAGATCGCCCGGGACCTCGGGATCGACCTCGCCGACGTCGTGGCCACCGGCGCGCGGGGCGAGGTCACCCGCGAGGACCTGGTGAGCTACCAGGCCCAGCGCGACGCCGAGGTGGACAAGGCGGACACCTTCTGGGGCAAGTCCGGGCGGCCGCAGGACCAGCGCATCGAGCGGATACCCGTCAAGGGAGTCCGCAAGGCAACAGCCAAGGCGATGGTGGAGTCCGCGTTCGCCGCTCCGCACGTCAGCATCTTCGTGGACGTTGATGCAAGCCGCACCATGGAGTTCGTCAAGCGCCTCAAGGTGTCACGCGACTTCGAGGGCATCAGGGTCTCCCCGCTGCTGATCCTGGCCAAGGCGGTCATTTGGGCAGCCGCCCGGAACCCCAGCGTCAACGCCACATGGGTGGACAACGCCGACGGCAGTGATACCGCCGAGATCCATGTCAAGCACTTCATGAACCTTGGCATTGCGGCGGCAACACCCCGCGGCCTGATGGTTCCGAACATCAAAAATGCCCAGGACCTGTCCCTCAAGGAACTGGCGCTTGCGCTCAACGAGCTGGCCACCACGGCACGCGCCGGAAAGACCCAGCCCGCCCAGATGCAGGGCGGCACCCTTACCGTCACCAACATCGGCGCCCTCGGCATCGATACGGGTACCCCGATCATCAACCCGGGCGAAGTGGCAATCGTCGCCTTCGGCACCATCAAGCAGAAGCCGTGGGTCCTGGACGGCGAAGTCATCCCGCGGTGGATCACCACCCTGGGCGGATCGTTCGACCACCGCGTGGTGGACGGGGACCTCTCGGCACGCTTTATGGCCGACGTCGCAGCCATTCTTGAGGAGCCTGCCCTCCTCCTGGACTAG
- a CDS encoding alpha-ketoacid dehydrogenase subunit beta — protein sequence MTTMTIAKAINEGLRATLSNNPRTLLMGEDIGPLGGVYRVTDGLIGEFGADRVVDTPLAESGIIGTAIGLALSGYLPVCEIQFDGFVFPGFNQITTQLAKMHARSNGNLTVPVVIRIPYGGGIGSIEHHSESPEALFAHTAGLRIITPSNPHDAYWMIQQAVDCQDPVIVFEPKRRYWLKGDVDTESPGASADPFKAHVLREGTDATVVAYGPLVPVALAAAAAAAEDGHSVEVIDLRSISPIDFDTVTDSVKKTGRLIVAHEAPTFGGIGGEIAARVSERAFLSLEAPVIRVGGFHMPYPVAKVEEDYLPDIDRILEALDRALAY from the coding sequence ATGACCACGATGACCATTGCAAAGGCAATCAATGAAGGCCTGCGCGCTACCCTCAGCAACAATCCCCGGACTCTGCTCATGGGCGAGGACATCGGTCCGCTGGGCGGCGTCTACCGGGTCACGGACGGCCTGATCGGCGAGTTCGGTGCCGACCGCGTCGTGGACACCCCGCTGGCCGAGTCCGGCATCATCGGAACCGCGATCGGACTTGCCCTCAGCGGCTACCTGCCGGTCTGTGAGATCCAGTTCGACGGTTTCGTCTTTCCGGGCTTCAACCAGATCACCACCCAGCTGGCCAAGATGCACGCACGCAGCAACGGGAACCTCACGGTTCCCGTTGTCATCCGCATCCCGTACGGAGGCGGCATCGGCTCGATTGAACACCACTCCGAGTCCCCGGAGGCACTGTTCGCGCACACGGCCGGCCTGCGCATCATCACCCCGTCCAACCCGCACGATGCCTATTGGATGATCCAGCAGGCCGTCGACTGCCAGGACCCGGTGATCGTCTTCGAGCCGAAGCGGCGCTACTGGCTCAAGGGCGACGTCGACACGGAGTCGCCCGGCGCCTCCGCGGACCCGTTCAAGGCACACGTGCTGCGCGAAGGCACGGACGCCACCGTGGTGGCCTACGGCCCGCTGGTTCCGGTGGCCCTGGCTGCTGCCGCTGCGGCAGCCGAGGACGGCCACAGCGTCGAGGTGATCGACCTGCGCTCGATTTCGCCGATCGACTTCGACACCGTTACGGACTCCGTCAAGAAGACCGGCCGGCTCATCGTGGCGCACGAGGCACCGACCTTCGGTGGGATCGGCGGCGAAATTGCGGCCCGCGTCAGCGAACGTGCGTTCCTGTCCCTTGAAGCCCCGGTGATCCGTGTGGGCGGCTTCCACATGCCCTACCCGGTGGCCAAAGTCGAAGAGGACTACCTGCCGGACATCGACCGTATCCTCGAGGCGCTGGACCGCGCCCTTGCCTACTGA
- the pdhA gene encoding pyruvate dehydrogenase (acetyl-transferring) E1 component subunit alpha: protein MGATHLPATEFDGTGVDDQLEAKAEALLGEPAAHMVQLLGPDGTLGEDPVFSEYANRLDAEKLCGFYADMAAIRRFDQEATALQRQGQLALWVPLTGQEAAQIGSGRASQPQDYIFPTYREHGVALTRNVDLAELLRQFRGVSNGGWNPKDTNFHLYTLVLAAQTPHAVGYAMGIQRDQKLAAANATPGQPQEPKAAVMVYFGDGASSEGDVHESMVFAASYNAPVVFFCQNNHWAISVPSTVQTRVPLSNRAKGYGFPGIRVDGNDVIAVHAVTEWALERAREGKSPVLIEAFTYRVGAHTTADDPTKYRGSDEEAQWRAKDPLERLEKYLRTEGFADDAFFEKVKADGDELAAYVRKTTHDLETPDIRTAFANTYAEAHPLVAEELAWFEEYSAGFADEEDADQANAEQANKDGAAKR, encoded by the coding sequence ATGGGCGCCACACATCTGCCTGCTACCGAGTTCGACGGAACCGGGGTAGACGACCAGCTCGAGGCGAAGGCCGAGGCCCTACTGGGTGAGCCTGCCGCCCACATGGTCCAGCTGCTTGGGCCGGACGGCACATTGGGTGAGGACCCGGTCTTCTCCGAGTACGCCAACCGTCTCGATGCCGAAAAGCTCTGCGGCTTCTACGCTGACATGGCAGCCATCCGGCGCTTCGACCAGGAAGCAACCGCGCTCCAGCGTCAGGGCCAGCTGGCCCTGTGGGTGCCGCTCACCGGCCAGGAGGCCGCGCAGATCGGTTCGGGCCGGGCCAGCCAGCCGCAGGACTACATCTTCCCGACCTACCGCGAACACGGCGTCGCACTGACCCGCAACGTGGACCTGGCCGAACTCCTTCGCCAGTTCCGCGGGGTGTCGAACGGCGGCTGGAACCCCAAGGACACGAATTTCCACCTGTACACACTGGTTCTGGCCGCGCAGACTCCGCATGCCGTGGGCTACGCCATGGGCATCCAGCGGGACCAGAAACTTGCGGCGGCCAACGCCACCCCGGGCCAGCCGCAGGAACCCAAGGCCGCCGTCATGGTCTACTTCGGCGACGGTGCCAGCTCCGAAGGCGACGTGCACGAGTCCATGGTGTTCGCTGCGTCGTATAACGCGCCCGTGGTGTTCTTCTGCCAGAACAACCATTGGGCCATCTCCGTGCCCAGCACGGTGCAGACCCGCGTCCCGTTGTCCAACCGGGCCAAGGGCTACGGCTTCCCGGGCATCAGGGTGGACGGCAACGATGTGATCGCGGTCCACGCTGTCACCGAGTGGGCACTCGAGCGTGCCCGCGAGGGCAAGAGCCCGGTGCTGATCGAGGCCTTCACGTACCGCGTCGGCGCGCACACGACGGCCGACGATCCCACTAAATACCGCGGCTCCGACGAAGAGGCGCAGTGGCGGGCGAAGGATCCCCTCGAGCGGCTCGAGAAGTACCTCCGCACCGAGGGCTTCGCAGACGACGCCTTTTTTGAAAAGGTCAAAGCCGACGGGGACGAGCTCGCCGCCTACGTCCGCAAGACGACCCACGACCTCGAAACCCCGGACATCCGGACGGCGTTCGCGAACACGTACGCCGAGGCGCACCCGCTGGTGGCTGAAGAGCTGGCCTGGTTTGAGGAATACAGCGCAGGATTCGCTGACGAAGAAGATGCCGACCAGGCAAACGCCGAGCAGGCAAACAAGGACGGGGCTGCCAAGCGATGA
- a CDS encoding histidinol-phosphate transaminase, which yields MTSPENSAAGIRPRPVVDMLPRYAAGKPPAVVEGLTSYKLSSNENPLPPIPAVLQAIAAQTDFNRYPDPLSTKLRGALAEFLDVPAEDIVTGAGSLGALNQILVTFAGQNDDGKADEVIYAWRSFEAYPICVGLAGAESVRIPVTADGRHDLDAMAAAVTARTKVILLCTPNNPTGPVLEKDETERFIRSVPSDVVIVIDEAYQEFVRAQDAVDGIGLYRRYPNVVVLRTFSKAHGLAGLRVGYSVANPELTQHLRVAATPFAVSQIAENAAVTSLQNFSQVVERVQSLVDERDRVTAGLRELGWFVPDAQGNFVWLNLGENSAEFAALAGGQALSVRAFGNEGVRVSIGETEANTRFLELCANYTNPPRRS from the coding sequence ATGACTTCACCAGAGAACAGCGCGGCCGGAATCAGGCCGCGGCCGGTTGTGGACATGCTTCCCCGCTACGCCGCAGGCAAGCCTCCCGCCGTCGTCGAGGGCCTTACGAGCTACAAGCTCTCGTCCAATGAAAACCCGCTTCCGCCCATTCCTGCAGTGTTGCAGGCCATCGCGGCCCAGACCGATTTCAACCGCTATCCGGATCCCCTCAGCACCAAGCTCCGAGGAGCGCTCGCCGAGTTCCTGGATGTTCCCGCCGAGGACATCGTCACCGGTGCCGGCAGCCTCGGCGCCCTGAACCAGATTCTCGTGACCTTCGCGGGCCAGAATGACGACGGCAAGGCGGATGAAGTTATCTACGCCTGGCGGTCCTTCGAGGCCTACCCCATCTGCGTCGGACTGGCAGGGGCCGAGAGCGTCCGGATCCCCGTGACCGCCGACGGTCGGCACGATCTCGACGCCATGGCCGCAGCCGTGACAGCGCGCACCAAGGTGATCTTGCTCTGCACTCCCAACAACCCCACCGGTCCCGTTCTGGAAAAAGACGAGACCGAGCGGTTTATCCGGTCTGTCCCGTCCGACGTCGTCATTGTCATCGATGAGGCCTACCAGGAGTTCGTCCGCGCGCAGGATGCCGTGGACGGCATCGGGCTGTACCGCAGATACCCCAACGTGGTGGTGCTCCGGACCTTCTCCAAGGCTCACGGGCTGGCCGGCCTGCGGGTGGGGTACAGTGTCGCCAATCCGGAGCTGACCCAGCACCTCCGCGTGGCCGCCACGCCGTTCGCCGTATCCCAGATCGCCGAGAACGCCGCTGTCACCTCCCTGCAGAATTTCAGTCAGGTTGTAGAAAGGGTACAAAGCCTGGTGGACGAACGGGATCGCGTCACCGCCGGCCTCCGCGAACTTGGCTGGTTTGTGCCGGATGCGCAGGGCAACTTCGTGTGGCTGAATCTGGGCGAAAACAGTGCGGAGTTCGCCGCGCTGGCGGGTGGGCAGGCCCTGTCGGTGCGGGCCTTCGGCAACGAGGGAGTCCGGGTGAGTATCGGCGAGACGGAAGCCAACACCCGCTTCCTGGAGCTCTGTGCGAACTATACAAACCCGCCACGGCGTTCCTAG
- a CDS encoding phage holin family protein codes for MFSFIVRVLINGLALGIASWILPGLDISTTATTEAVAQGGVSQGTDPIGIILAYLFIGLIFGLVNALVRPIVSLLSLPITILTLGLFTIVINAAMLYLTSWLSSYTPVHFTIDSFFWTAVLAAIIITVVSLVAGRITGVRR; via the coding sequence ATGTTTTCTTTCATCGTGCGGGTACTCATCAACGGCCTGGCCCTCGGGATCGCGAGCTGGATCCTTCCCGGCCTGGACATCTCCACCACCGCCACGACGGAAGCCGTGGCGCAGGGCGGCGTCTCACAGGGAACCGACCCGATCGGCATCATCCTGGCGTACCTGTTCATCGGTTTGATCTTCGGCCTGGTCAACGCGCTGGTCCGCCCGATTGTCAGCCTGCTCTCCCTGCCCATCACCATCCTGACCCTGGGCCTGTTCACCATCGTCATCAACGCGGCGATGCTGTACCTGACGTCCTGGCTGAGCAGCTACACCCCGGTCCACTTCACCATCGATTCGTTCTTCTGGACTGCGGTGCTGGCAGCCATCATCATCACGGTGGTCTCGCTCGTGGCAGGCAGGATCACCGGCGTCCGACGCTAG
- the purB gene encoding adenylosuccinate lyase, translated as MPETAATADTRTPSGRLALAASPDQIALGPLDGRYQSAVAPLVDYLSEAALNRDRVAVEVEWLIHLTSNNVLPGAGPLTAEQQEQLRAVVTEFNSASVTELAEIEAVTVHDVKAVEYYIGRRLPAIGIERLTAMVHFGCTSEDINNLSYALGVKGAVEDVWLPAARALIAQISKMAQDNRAVPMLSRTHGQPATPTTLGKELAVIAHRLTRQLDRIAKTEYLGKINGATGTYAAHVASVPGADWQQVAKSFVEGLGLTWNPLTTQIESHDWQAELYADVARFNRILHNVCTDIWSYISIGYFAQIPVAGATGSSTMPHKVNPIRFENAEANLEISSGLLDVLGSTLVTSRWQRDLTDSSSQRNIGVAFGHSLLAISNVAKGLDRLDVAEDVLAGDLDTNWEVLGEAIQMVMRAEAIGGVEGMENPYERLKDLTRGQRVDAARMQEFVQGLGLSADAEARLLALTPGKYTGIADRLVDHLK; from the coding sequence ATGCCTGAAACTGCCGCCACAGCTGACACCCGTACGCCTTCCGGACGCCTGGCCCTTGCCGCCTCGCCGGACCAGATTGCCCTCGGCCCGCTGGACGGCCGTTACCAGTCCGCCGTCGCACCGCTGGTGGACTACCTCTCCGAGGCGGCGCTCAACCGGGACCGCGTGGCCGTAGAAGTCGAGTGGCTCATCCACCTGACCAGCAACAACGTCCTTCCGGGAGCGGGCCCGCTGACTGCTGAGCAGCAGGAACAGCTCCGCGCGGTGGTCACCGAATTCAACTCCGCGTCGGTCACCGAACTGGCCGAGATCGAGGCCGTAACGGTCCACGATGTGAAGGCCGTGGAGTACTACATCGGCCGCCGCCTGCCGGCCATCGGCATCGAACGCCTGACCGCGATGGTGCACTTCGGCTGCACTTCCGAGGACATCAACAACCTCTCATACGCGCTGGGCGTCAAGGGCGCTGTGGAGGACGTGTGGCTGCCGGCCGCCCGCGCCCTCATTGCGCAGATCAGCAAGATGGCACAGGACAACCGGGCCGTTCCCATGCTCTCCCGCACCCACGGCCAGCCGGCCACACCCACCACACTCGGCAAGGAACTGGCGGTCATCGCGCACCGCCTGACCCGCCAGCTGGACCGCATCGCCAAGACCGAATACCTCGGCAAGATCAACGGTGCCACCGGCACCTACGCCGCACACGTTGCCTCCGTTCCCGGCGCCGACTGGCAGCAGGTTGCGAAGTCGTTCGTGGAGGGGCTGGGCCTGACCTGGAACCCGCTGACCACCCAGATCGAAAGCCACGACTGGCAGGCTGAACTGTACGCCGACGTGGCACGCTTCAACCGGATCCTGCACAACGTCTGCACGGACATCTGGAGCTACATCTCCATCGGCTACTTCGCGCAGATCCCGGTGGCCGGCGCCACGGGCTCCTCCACGATGCCGCACAAGGTCAACCCGATCCGCTTCGAGAACGCCGAAGCGAACCTGGAAATTTCGTCCGGACTGCTGGACGTGCTGGGCTCCACCCTGGTCACCTCGCGGTGGCAGCGCGACCTCACCGACTCGTCCAGCCAGCGCAACATCGGTGTGGCCTTCGGCCACTCGCTGCTGGCCATCTCCAACGTGGCCAAAGGCCTGGACCGCCTGGATGTGGCGGAAGACGTCCTGGCCGGAGACCTCGACACCAACTGGGAAGTGCTGGGCGAAGCCATCCAGATGGTGATGCGCGCGGAGGCAATTGGCGGCGTCGAAGGCATGGAAAACCCGTATGAACGCCTCAAGGACCTCACCCGCGGACAGCGCGTGGATGCAGCCCGGATGCAGGAATTCGTGCAGGGCCTTGGCCTTTCCGCGGACGCAGAAGCCCGGCTGCTGGCGCTGACCCCGGGCAAGTACACGGGCATCGCGGACCGGCTGGTGGACCACCTCAAATGA